A stretch of DNA from Opitutales bacterium:
TGTCTTGTTCGGCTAGTCTTTATTTTGAGTAACGAACCGACTGCATAGTTCTAGTCGATTTCCGCAAGGATCGTCAAAATACAAAGCATAGTAAGTAGGCGAATATTCAGGACAAAACATTGGGCCCTCGATATTCCTAGCTCCAGCCGAAGTCACCAACTCTCCAAGGCGATCGACATCGTTCTTCGTTTCTGCCCAGAATGCAAGACGAGTCGAGTTAGGGACGTGCTTGGGGTCTTCGATCAATCCAATGAACTCTGGCTTAGGATGATCCCGTCGAGCATGATAAGCGTTGCCAATCGGAATCTTGTCTAAATCAGGAAAACCGATGGCCGGAAGAAACACCGAGTAAAATACTTGTGCCTCTTCTAGATTTGAGACTCGAAGGTCAATATGGTCGAAGATTCTGATCATTTTAAATGCCGAACAGTTAATATTATATCAACGAATCGTCCTGATAATTCTGGGGATTTATGTTTGTTGTGATGGCGAGATGGAAGTGGCTGAACATCATGTGCTTGGTTGTGTGCTTCGCGTGCGCGGATGGATAGTTTTTAAAAGTACTTTGGTATATTGGGGCGAGGAAAAAGAGTGTGGGGTGAGGTCTTTGGGGGAAGAGTCCGCTTGGATAGGGATGGGCTGAGTTGCGACGTGTCAGTAGTGGCTAGTTGGGATTTCTGGCATTTGGATCTATCCGCTAATGGACGCGAATTAACGCTAATTTCTCCTGCCATCTTCATGACGTGAGGATTCAGCTCAAATCATCCATATTTTCGACTGCTTTCGAGCATCGTCGACTATGGGTTAGATGCCTACCAATCTGTATCGCAGTTGAACTGCCTGTGATTCAATTTTCATCCAGTATTTTCTCCGCGCC
This window harbors:
- a CDS encoding VOC family protein, yielding MIRIFDHIDLRVSNLEEAQVFYSVFLPAIGFPDLDKIPIGNAYHARRDHPKPEFIGLIEDPKHVPNSTRLAFWAETKNDVDRLGELVTSAGARNIEGPMFCPEYSPTYYALYFDDPCGNRLELCSRFVTQNKD